GCTGGGATCCGGTAGGTATCGATCCGTGTCAGGATCATCAAAAAGAGAAACGGATAGACACCGAGGGACGAGAAGACAGCGGTGACGAGGGGATCGACGGCATCAAACTCCCCGCGGATCAGCGCCTGGAAGATCGCGTCAGTGCCACCGCCGGCTCCAGGGGCGAAAAAGATTGCGTAGCCTGTTAACAGAATAAAGACAAGAAGATACGGATACATTGACATTGTTTGTTCACTCCTCAGCATCTGATTGGTTTCAGTTAATCAGATGAAGACGCAGGATGCAACGGATCCCGCTTTCGCGTCTTTTTTCTCTGAAATGATCCCCCGTAAGCCCCTTCAGTCCGCTATAATGGAAGGCAGGTTACGAAAGAAGTGGGTGGTGAACGGGATGGATCAGAGGAACGAACCCCTTATTGAGGCGCTGCAAAAGAGAGCCTCAGAGCACCCGGTGTCGTTTCACGTACCGGGTCACAAGCACGGCCGGCTCTTTTCGGATGAAGGGCATGACGTGCTCCGGGAAGCGGCGAAATGGGATCAGACGGAAGTTCAGGGTCTCGATGACCTTTACAGCGCGAGTGGTGTCATTCAAGAGGCGCAGGTGCTCTTGGGTGCATTGTATCAAAGCGGTTATTCCCGGTTTCTTACCGGCGGGTCGACGGTGGGTAATCTCGCGATGCTGTATCTGGCCAGTAAACGGGGAACGAAGGTGCTCATTCAGGACAACAGCCACCAGTCCGTTTATCACGGCCTTGCCTTGTTTCAGCTTGAAGGGATTGTGATGAGAACGGACAGAGAAGCGTTCACCGGTCTCCCTCTCGGCGTCAGTTATAAAACGTTGCACAAGACACTTGAAGCCCATCCGGACGCAGCGATGGTGCTGTTGACGTCACCGAGCTACGAAGGGTATGCCCAATCGCTCGGCGACCATCTCGCCCTTTCGAAGTCCTTTGGCCTTCTAACCGGCGTGGATGAAGCACACGGGGCGCATTTCCTCCACCCTTCGTTCCCGAATACGGCCCTGCACGACGGGGCGGATCTTGTTGTGCAGTCGGCGCACAAGATGCTGCCGGCGCTCACGATGGGGGCCTGGCTGCATGTCGGGCAGGAGGCTCCGCTTCCTGAAGAAGAAGTCCAACAGGCCCTAAATATGCTGCAGACGAGCAGCCCGTCTTATCTGATTATGGCGTCACTCGACGCAGCAAGAGCGGTGCTTGCGAGACTGATGGAAGATCCACTCAATGGGGAAAAGACAAAGCTTCAGACCCTTTTGGCTTGCCTAAGTCAGGAGACTGCGGCGTGTGTGATGCCTGCGCGTCTCGGGACATACGTGAGAGACCGCATCAAGCTGCCTCTCGTTGCCCGAAAGCCTGGCATGACCCATCGGTGGAAAGAGCGGATGGAACGCGCTCACGCCTATCCTGAGCTTCATTCAGCACGGCATCTCTTATTGACGCTGCCGCTGAGTGGCGGAGAGCGTGACATAGAGAAGCTTCAAACGCACGCAAAGGCGTGGTTCGGTGAGGCAGAGGGGGCTTCAAACGACGTCTCCTTTGCTGTTAAAAGCCCGGATGCCGCCTGGTACAAAGCAGACACGCAAGGCGGGGATCATGAAGGAGAACGGGCGAGGATCCCGCTCTCTGATGCGGTGGGGATGAAAAGTGCAGAAACCGTTACGCCCTATCCCCCGGGGATCCCGCTCATTCAGCGGGGACAGAGGATCACGAAAACCGAGATCGATGCCGTGATCGGGGCCGATCAGGCCGGAGTGCGCTTTCAGACGGGCAACCGCTGGAAGTATGAAGGCATCGACGTCTATATTCAGAAGCAAGGAGACGATTCCAATGAGACAACATAAACGATTTATTACCGTGGAAGGCGGTGAAGGGGCGGGGAAGACGTCCGTCCTGAAAGACCTGCATCAGGCACTGATCCTGGAAGGGCATGATGTCTTGATGACCCGCGAACCCGGTGGGAGCGTCATCGCGGAGAAAATCCGGGACGTCATACTCGATCCTGCCCATAAAGAGATGGACGACCGGACCGAAGCGCTTCTCTACGCTGCGGCCCGCCGCCAGCATTTGACAGAGAAAGTGCTGCCGCATCTTGAGAAAGGCGGCGTGGTCCTCTGTGACCGCTATGTGGACTCAAGCCTGGTCTATCAGGGCGGTGCCAGGGGCATCGGGATTGAGGAGGTACGGGAGTTGAACCATTTTGCCACGGAAGCCTTTTACCCCGGTAAAACCTTCTATTTTGACGTATCTCCGGAGGTGGGCCTTGGCAGAATTGCCGCAAACAAAGGCCGGGAATTCAACCGGCTCGACGGGGAGTCTCTGGCTTTTCATGAACAGGTGAGAGCAACGTACCTGACTCTTGCCAAAGAAGAACCGGCGCGCATCACGGTGATCGACGCCGAGCGGACGCAGGATGAGGTGCTTCGGGATGTTTTGCAAAAGACGAGGGCGCATCTCGGCTGATTTCTTGTTATAATGGTACAAATACGAAGTTGACGACATGGAGGAGGAATCCATTATGAAACTGATCATGGCTGTAATTCAGGATAAAGACAGCAACCGTCTGTCCGATGCCCTGGTGGAACATGACTTTCAGGCAACGAAACTGGCGAGTACCGGCGGATTTTTGAAGGCGGGAAATACGAC
This genomic window from [Bacillus] selenitireducens MLS10 contains:
- a CDS encoding aminotransferase class I/II-fold pyridoxal phosphate-dependent enzyme, with the translated sequence MDQRNEPLIEALQKRASEHPVSFHVPGHKHGRLFSDEGHDVLREAAKWDQTEVQGLDDLYSASGVIQEAQVLLGALYQSGYSRFLTGGSTVGNLAMLYLASKRGTKVLIQDNSHQSVYHGLALFQLEGIVMRTDREAFTGLPLGVSYKTLHKTLEAHPDAAMVLLTSPSYEGYAQSLGDHLALSKSFGLLTGVDEAHGAHFLHPSFPNTALHDGADLVVQSAHKMLPALTMGAWLHVGQEAPLPEEEVQQALNMLQTSSPSYLIMASLDAARAVLARLMEDPLNGEKTKLQTLLACLSQETAACVMPARLGTYVRDRIKLPLVARKPGMTHRWKERMERAHAYPELHSARHLLLTLPLSGGERDIEKLQTHAKAWFGEAEGASNDVSFAVKSPDAAWYKADTQGGDHEGERARIPLSDAVGMKSAETVTPYPPGIPLIQRGQRITKTEIDAVIGADQAGVRFQTGNRWKYEGIDVYIQKQGDDSNETT
- the tmk gene encoding dTMP kinase gives rise to the protein MRQHKRFITVEGGEGAGKTSVLKDLHQALILEGHDVLMTREPGGSVIAEKIRDVILDPAHKEMDDRTEALLYAAARRQHLTEKVLPHLEKGGVVLCDRYVDSSLVYQGGARGIGIEEVRELNHFATEAFYPGKTFYFDVSPEVGLGRIAANKGREFNRLDGESLAFHEQVRATYLTLAKEEPARITVIDAERTQDEVLRDVLQKTRAHLG